ATAGGATGAAATGATATCCCAAATCGGATCTTGCTCATTGGTTTCTTCTCCTGTTTTTCCAAGCCGGGCTTTAATGGCCGGTCCCGAAGCAAAACCTTCCAGACAGTTTGAATGATAGGGACAGTGCCCCTCATAGTCATCAAGGGGATGCTTATTTACAATCATATGACCTACTTCAGGATGGCTGAATCCTTCCACAAAGGAGCCTTGATTGATCGCTCCCGCCCCTATCCCTGTTCCCACAGTAAAATAAACACAACTATCTAAATCCCGAGCACTTCCGATTGTATACTCCCCATAACAAGCCGCATTTACATCCGTCGTGAAGAAAACTGGAACGTTTAATGCTTCTTCTAATTTTCCTACAATGTTATACATTTGCCAAGCAATTTTTGGAGTATTCGTAATGTATCCATAAGTGGGGGATGTTTTTTTCAAATCAATAGGTCCAAAACATCCCAAGCCGATACTCTTTAATTGATATTGCTTGAAAAAATCAATCACATTGGGCATTGTTTCTTCAGGTGTATGAGTAGGAATAGACAGCCGCTCGACGATATTGTAATCAGAATCGCCTATTGCCAGAACAAACTTTGTTCCCCCCGCCTCGATACTTCCAAATAATTCTTTCATACTTGCACACATCCTATTTCCAAAAGCGGTACCTCCAGGATTCCTTTCGCCTCGATATATAAATTCGGTTCAAGGGTTTCTTCATAGAAAGTAAAAGTCATGGTTTTTTCTTGGTTAACAAAGATTTCAACAGAAGACGTGTCCATAAATATTTCCAATTCTATCTTATTGCCATTCAGGATTACTGTCCGCTCTGTTAACTGGCTAGGTTCACTTCCTGTGATTGGATGACCA
This genomic interval from Jeotgalibaca arthritidis contains the following:
- a CDS encoding ROK family protein: MKELFGSIEAGGTKFVLAIGDSDYNIVERLSIPTHTPEETMPNVIDFFKQYQLKSIGLGCFGPIDLKKTSPTYGYITNTPKIAWQMYNIVGKLEEALNVPVFFTTDVNAACYGEYTIGSARDLDSCVYFTVGTGIGAGAINQGSFVEGFSHPEVGHMIVNKHPLDDYEGHCPYHSNCLEGFASGPAIKARLGKTGEETNEQDPIWDIISSYLAQAAYNTTLYFSPQKIIFGGGVMKQPHLLGKVKSQFEELLNGYVLTPAVEDYIVLPELEDNPGTIGCLALAKEQYT